A window from Zingiber officinale cultivar Zhangliang chromosome 7A, Zo_v1.1, whole genome shotgun sequence encodes these proteins:
- the LOC122001026 gene encoding NAC domain-containing protein 48-like: MNGADLSLPPGFRFHPTDEELVTHYLCRRCAGLPIAVPIIAELDLYKFDPWQLPGMARYGEKEWYFFSPRDRKYPNGSRPNRAAGSGYWKATGADKPVGPRPVAIKKALVFYTGKAPKGVKTDWIMHEYRLANVDRSAPKKKHSLRLDDWVLCRIYHKKGEAIPGRRSSAAVAEPKQEAPAAEAATDFMYLDDATESLPRLVGECSSVSEHAAEWKCEREVQSLPRWGETEWEKALGFGANYEYGNPLLLQEDDIFSYLRNPF, from the exons ATGAACGGTGCAGATCTATCGCTACCACCTGGATTCCGGTTCCATCCCACGGACGAGGAGTTGGTGACGCACTACCTCTGCCGGCGATGCGCCGGGCTGCCCATCGCTGTTCCCATCATAGCGGAGTTAGACCTCTATAAGTTTGACCCGTGGCAGCTTCCGGGAATGGCGAGGTACGGGGAGAAGGAGTGGTACTTCTTCTCGCCGCGGGATCGGAAATATCCGAACGGGTCGCGGCCGAACCGGGCTGCCGGATCGGGATACTGGAAGGCGACGGGGGCTGACAAACCGGTGGGGCCGCGGCCGGTGGCGATCAAGAAGGCGCTAGTGTTCTACACCGGGAAGGCGCCCAAGGGAGTGAAGACGGATTGGATCATGCACGAGTACCGCCTCGCTAACGTTGACCGCTCAGCCCCCAAGAAGAAGCACTCCCTTCGG TTGGACGATTGGGTGCTTTGCCGTATCTACCACAAGAAAGGGGAGGCAATCCCGGGACGGAGGAGCTCGGCCGCGGTGGCGGAACCGAAGCAAGAGGCTCCGGCGGCGGAGGCGGCGACCGACTTTATGTATCTGGACGACGCGACGGAGTCGCTGCCGCGGTTGGTGGGGGAGTGCTCTAGCGTATCGGAGCATGCGGCGGAGTGGAAGTGCGAGCGGGAGGTGCAGAGTCTGCCACGGTGGGGCGAGACGGAGTGGGAGAAAGCACTCGGCTTCGGAGCTAATTACGAGTATGGGAATCCCCTGCTGCTCCAAGAAGACGACATTTTCTCGTACTTGAGGAATCCCTTCTAA